From the Mycoplasmatota bacterium genome, one window contains:
- a CDS encoding GyrI-like domain-containing protein, which produces MEKLKKIGYLCSVYNITPKTIRFYEEKGLIQSKRDPQSGYRLFNLESENRLKLILLLRELDVTIKEVHQILKYNSVQKTVEVLNNKLSEIDSNIINYNKLKDKVQFIIDASLSFQSNILTEFEKNSFLSSYSNKNNKNKGREKMNQNQLNNLTANDVKIIKLNKSTVAYVNSGLVIQPEGKAVTELMNWIRKTKLYENSNIRIFGYDNPSPQTNDFDNEEYGYEICVTLPDGFDNTEGIATKEFEGGLFATVSFSFASGTDTIPKRWNQLVEWVKKSDYTFRDAQYFEEYLCRFDEDGNDEYDNLEFYLPIMKK; this is translated from the coding sequence ATGGAAAAACTAAAGAAAATAGGATATTTGTGTTCAGTTTATAACATCACACCAAAGACAATCAGGTTTTATGAAGAAAAAGGACTTATACAAAGTAAAAGAGATCCACAAAGTGGTTATCGATTATTTAACCTTGAGTCAGAAAATAGGTTGAAGCTAATACTGTTACTACGTGAACTCGATGTAACCATTAAAGAAGTACACCAAATACTTAAATATAATTCAGTTCAAAAGACTGTAGAAGTTCTCAATAACAAACTATCTGAAATTGATTCAAATATAATAAATTATAATAAACTAAAAGACAAAGTTCAATTTATTATAGATGCATCATTATCTTTTCAATCAAATATTTTAACAGAATTTGAGAAAAATAGTTTTTTATCTTCCTATTCAAACAAAAATAATAAAAATAAAGGGAGAGAGAAAATGAATCAAAATCAACTTAACAACTTAACTGCCAACGATGTGAAAATCATTAAGTTAAACAAGTCAACTGTAGCATACGTTAACTCAGGACTTGTAATACAACCTGAGGGAAAAGCAGTTACTGAATTAATGAATTGGATTAGAAAAACAAAGTTATATGAAAATTCAAATATTCGTATATTTGGTTATGACAATCCATCACCACAAACCAATGACTTTGACAATGAAGAATATGGTTATGAGATATGTGTTACCTTGCCTGATGGTTTTGATAATACAGAAGGTATAGCTACAAAAGAATTTGAAGGAGGATTATTTGCTACTGTATCATTCTCTTTTGCATCAGGAACCGATACAATCCCAAAAAGATGGAATCAACTGGTAGAATGGGTAAAAAAAAGTGATTACACATTTAGAGATGCACAATACTTCGAAGAATATCTCTGTAGATTTGATGAAGACGGTAATGATGAATACGATAACTTAGAGTTCTATTTACCTATTATGAAAAAATAA
- a CDS encoding ECF transporter S component: MNYTKKITIIAVLIALSVPLSLVKLPLGVATASFDAVPGYLAAVLFVPFIGGIIGFIGHLATAYSSGFPFGILIHFIIATSMFGSCYMFGFLYKKSKMIGFIVGVLLNTFLAAPFLLLLLPTEAVIATFIPIAIASTLNILVGILVYERIKNIFSDSYEEY, encoded by the coding sequence ATGAATTACACAAAAAAAATAACTATTATTGCGGTACTAATTGCATTAAGTGTTCCTCTATCACTAGTAAAACTACCATTAGGTGTTGCAACAGCATCGTTTGACGCTGTACCTGGTTATTTAGCAGCTGTCCTATTTGTGCCTTTTATTGGGGGGATTATTGGTTTTATTGGACATTTGGCAACCGCTTATTCTTCAGGGTTTCCATTTGGAATATTAATTCATTTTATTATCGCAACGTCAATGTTTGGTAGTTGTTATATGTTTGGATTTCTCTATAAGAAAAGTAAGATGATTGGATTTATTGTAGGCGTTTTATTAAATACATTCCTTGCTGCTCCATTTTTATTATTACTATTACCAACAGAAGCAGTTATAGCGACGTTTATTCCAATTGCAATAGCTAGTACTTTAAACATCCTTGTTGGGATACTTGTTTATGAAAGAATTAAAAATATTTTTTCTGATTCGTATGAGGAGTATTAA
- a CDS encoding ATP-binding protein — protein sequence MKDYLELKDTSNLIVTVDNAGSIGEKKDDQVKVSCELLSYYTVRNAVMENMSQNTTLKALVFTNFCGDENHHKLVSGINKVLEELEINIPYISSTETNFTMNQSAFSVTVIGEKLDKERPRYNNYAVVGYPLIGNELIDNPHQVITLKEFKQLVNNSNISKVVCIGSKGIYEKGKRIFDKSFTSDTIDLYKSAGPSTSVLIEYDNFNSLPKSLLNKITILN from the coding sequence ATGAAAGATTATTTAGAACTTAAAGATACAAGCAACTTAATAGTGACAGTAGACAACGCAGGTAGTATTGGTGAGAAAAAGGATGATCAAGTTAAAGTTTCTTGTGAATTATTATCCTATTATACAGTTAGAAATGCGGTAATGGAAAATATGAGTCAAAATACAACTCTTAAAGCCTTAGTATTTACTAATTTTTGTGGTGATGAAAATCATCATAAATTAGTAAGTGGAATAAATAAAGTACTAGAAGAACTTGAAATTAACATCCCATATATTAGTAGTACAGAAACTAATTTTACTATGAATCAATCTGCATTTAGTGTCACTGTTATCGGAGAAAAACTAGATAAGGAAAGACCAAGATATAATAATTATGCAGTTGTGGGATATCCTCTTATTGGAAATGAACTAATTGATAATCCTCACCAAGTGATTACTTTAAAAGAATTTAAACAATTAGTTAACAATTCTAATATTTCTAAAGTTGTTTGTATTGGTTCAAAGGGAATATATGAAAAAGGGAAAAGAATATTTGATAAATCATTTACTTCAGATACAATTGATTTATATAAAAGCGCTGGTCCATCAACCAGTGTTTTAATTGAATATGATAATTTTAATTCATTGCCTAAAAGCCTATTAAATAAAATAACAATTTTAAACTAA
- a CDS encoding nucleotidyl transferase AbiEii/AbiGii toxin family protein — protein MNLSSYDILYMGKKAKELGFIRDTLEKVTRLADILEYFNTNPLLKDSLALKGGTAINLTIFNLPRLSVDIDLDYIKLDSKDVMLENRKAINSVIDRYMTSQGYTKSLKTKTPHSLDSWVYEYINLIGNKDNIKIEINYSLRAHVLPVEERPIVTQHFSSEYKVKSLAAIEIFGSKINALLSRAAARDLYDVGNMIKFGLFDESEEVLLRKCVVFYAAISAKKINKTFDTKAIDSISKYKIKTDLLPVIRRKDQFDLDIVKKVVKQFIKDLMVLTNSEGEFLEQFENNKYVPELLFEHSDVLCRIKNHPMALWKTR, from the coding sequence ATGAACTTGTCTAGTTATGACATCCTGTACATGGGAAAAAAAGCAAAAGAATTAGGATTCATACGAGATACTTTAGAAAAAGTGACCCGGTTAGCAGATATTTTAGAGTATTTTAACACAAATCCTTTACTTAAAGATAGCCTCGCTTTAAAAGGGGGAACAGCTATCAATCTAACGATTTTTAATCTACCACGGTTATCTGTAGATATAGATTTAGATTACATAAAATTAGACAGTAAAGATGTCATGTTAGAAAACAGAAAAGCCATTAATTCTGTTATCGACAGATATATGACTTCTCAAGGATATACAAAAAGTTTAAAAACGAAGACTCCACATAGTTTAGATTCCTGGGTCTATGAGTATATAAACTTGATAGGCAATAAGGACAATATAAAAATAGAAATCAACTATTCATTAAGAGCCCATGTACTTCCAGTAGAAGAACGACCTATCGTGACACAGCATTTTTCTAGTGAATATAAAGTGAAATCTTTAGCTGCCATCGAGATATTTGGTAGTAAGATTAATGCTTTGTTAAGCAGAGCTGCTGCTCGAGATTTATATGATGTTGGAAATATGATTAAATTTGGTTTGTTTGATGAAAGTGAAGAGGTATTGTTGAGAAAGTGTGTGGTTTTTTATGCAGCAATTTCAGCAAAGAAGATTAATAAGACTTTTGATACCAAAGCTATAGATTCTATAAGTAAATATAAAATTAAAACAGACTTATTACCTGTTATTAGAAGAAAAGATCAATTTGATTTAGATATAGTAAAAAAGGTTGTAAAACAATTCATTAAAGATTTAATGGTATTAACAAATTCAGAGGGAGAATTTTTAGAACAATTTGAAAATAACAAGTACGTACCGGAACTGCTTTTTGAACATTCGGATGTCCTTTGTAGAATAAAGAATCATCCGATGGCATTATGGAAAACAAGGTAG
- the cobS gene encoding adenosylcobinamide-GDP ribazoletransferase, which translates to MKKLFKRFIMTVGFFTTIRVPFIEWNEEDNKYMPIFIPLIGVVIALFLYVVILLIDYLNFSSLFGSMLIVVFFIFITGGLHLDAFMDTCDAHFSRRDIPKKLLIMKDSNIGAFAAVYLFVLLCSKLVIINEIIIQNKLTLVILLIPIISRLFQSILLLNTKFAKEDSLASMYGKLNKKYQVYFILYFILVVTFGFIINQIYITIFMILIALIYLFIYRKFALKQFGGITGDIIGAYIEITEVLLFLGVLIYDFLPLW; encoded by the coding sequence ATGAAGAAACTATTCAAGAGATTTATTATGACAGTTGGCTTTTTTACTACAATAAGAGTTCCTTTTATAGAATGGAATGAAGAAGACAACAAGTATATGCCTATATTTATCCCTTTAATTGGTGTTGTAATAGCATTATTTTTATATGTTGTTATTTTGTTAATAGATTATTTAAATTTTTCATCTCTATTTGGTTCAATGCTAATTGTAGTATTTTTCATATTTATTACAGGGGGATTACATTTAGATGCATTCATGGATACATGTGATGCTCATTTTAGTAGAAGAGATATACCAAAAAAATTACTTATAATGAAAGATTCAAATATTGGTGCTTTTGCTGCTGTCTATTTGTTTGTATTACTTTGTAGTAAATTAGTAATCATTAATGAAATAATAATTCAAAATAAACTAACACTTGTAATATTATTAATTCCAATTATATCAAGATTATTTCAATCAATTTTACTATTAAACACAAAATTCGCAAAAGAAGATTCATTAGCTTCAATGTATGGAAAACTTAATAAAAAATATCAAGTGTATTTTATCCTTTACTTTATCCTAGTAGTTACTTTTGGGTTTATTATAAACCAGATATACATAACAATATTTATGATTTTAATCGCTCTTATATATCTGTTCATTTATAGAAAATTTGCTTTAAAACAGTTTGGTGGAATCACTGGTGATATTATTGGAGCTTACATTGAAATTACAGAAGTGCTCTTATTCTTGGGTGTTTTAATATATGATTTTTTACCTTTGTGGTAA
- a CDS encoding IS110 family transposase produces MIYVGIDVASKKHDCFITDHNGVVPCDVFTITNDIEGFKKLSKVINDFKELVNDNYVRIGLESTGHYSKNILNYLFDQQFDVYLFNPLLTSMAKKASSVRKTKTDKTDAKAICKFLQGNWKDFQPYTRKLYHAEELKSLTRHRIRLTKEISQTKIQLSNLIDYAFPEYKTVFSNLYINCSLELLKTYSIPSVIKNTRIDALSNLLKKHSKGHHYLTTAKLIKQLAKESIGDDASYYAFEIRLIVEKIQFLNSQLDQYDNYIKEIMDKHFSIILSIPGVGYTTGAILIAGIGDISLFSSEDKLVAFIGAEPSIYQSGEFESSNSKMSKRGSKYMRYAIHHVSNRIIHSDEKFSKYYQKKINEGKHHFVALSHVGKKVIRTIYSILKYNTAYVTKH; encoded by the coding sequence ATGATTTATGTAGGTATTGATGTTGCTTCGAAAAAACATGATTGCTTTATTACTGATCACAACGGAGTAGTTCCCTGTGATGTATTTACGATTACTAATGATATTGAGGGTTTTAAAAAACTCTCTAAAGTTATTAATGACTTTAAAGAGTTAGTTAATGATAATTATGTGCGTATAGGATTAGAGTCTACAGGGCATTATTCTAAGAACATACTGAATTATCTTTTTGACCAACAATTTGATGTTTACTTATTTAATCCACTTTTAACCAGTATGGCTAAGAAAGCTTCATCTGTTCGTAAAACTAAAACAGATAAAACCGATGCAAAAGCCATCTGTAAATTTCTACAAGGAAATTGGAAAGACTTCCAACCCTATACAAGAAAATTATACCATGCCGAAGAACTAAAGTCATTAACACGTCACAGAATTAGATTAACTAAAGAGATTTCTCAAACTAAAATTCAATTATCTAATCTAATTGACTATGCTTTTCCAGAATATAAAACTGTATTTAGTAACTTATATATAAATTGTTCATTAGAATTATTAAAAACCTACTCTATTCCTTCTGTAATCAAAAACACACGTATAGATGCGTTATCTAATCTTCTTAAAAAGCATTCTAAGGGCCATCACTATTTAACCACTGCGAAATTAATTAAACAATTAGCGAAAGAATCTATTGGCGATGATGCTTCATATTATGCTTTTGAAATCCGATTAATTGTTGAGAAAATTCAGTTTTTAAATTCACAACTAGATCAATACGATAACTACATAAAAGAAATAATGGATAAACACTTTTCTATAATTCTTTCTATTCCTGGCGTTGGATATACAACAGGAGCAATATTAATTGCCGGTATTGGCGATATTTCATTATTTTCTAGTGAAGATAAACTAGTTGCTTTTATTGGTGCTGAACCATCTATTTATCAATCTGGTGAATTTGAATCTAGTAATTCGAAAATGTCAAAACGAGGCTCAAAATACATGCGTTATGCAATACATCATGTATCTAATAGAATCATTCATTCAGATGAAAAATTCTCTAAATATTATCAAAAAAAGATTAATGAAGGTAAACACCATTTTGTTGCATTAAGCCATGTAGGAAAGAAAGTTATAAGAACCATATATTCTATATTGAAATATAATACAGCTTATGTAACTAAACATTAA
- a CDS encoding aminotransferase class V-fold PLP-dependent enzyme, with amino-acid sequence MELNIESIRKEIIGSHTFFNTPYGKRLITYADYTASGRTLTFIENYLIKLQEVYANTHTTDSFTGKTMTGILHKAEKNIKKYLGANENNYIIPTGTGATGAIVKLSEILGLYLTPGLKMNIDYMRKRIIHKERYNQEIIKDIFKHMSETKPIIFVSSFEHHSNYLIWKESFAEVIEISLTSSGKFDYLDLENKCDLYKDRIKIGSFSAASNITGMKNDVYLLAKIMHKHHGLAFFDFAASGPYVEINMNKDENCYFDAIFLSPHKFVGGPGSAGILVINKNLYSILYPPTVAGGGTVSFVSPYCYEFTKDVEARENAGTPGILQVIKAALALEFKQKIGIKKIVQIEENMIKKAINELKNEPNIEILGSLDPEKRVSILSFIINQNDKYLHYKLIAKLLNDLFGIQSRAGCACAGPYAHRLLGIDEAESTLIKEIVDEGMESLKPGFVRVNFHYLMSDEEVEFVINAIKFIAHYGYLFLTQYKMEIKSGNWSHNYLNEYNSIVDSFGLYESFNISEPQNILINKKSEFNKYFDEANKTVENLKREFQPNYKQFQNKKYEDFRWFNFIHHIND; translated from the coding sequence ATGGAATTAAATATAGAATCGATACGTAAAGAGATCATTGGTTCTCATACCTTCTTTAATACACCTTATGGAAAAAGGCTTATAACTTATGCTGATTATACAGCGTCCGGTAGAACGTTAACCTTTATTGAAAATTATTTAATTAAACTACAAGAAGTATATGCAAATACCCATACAACCGATAGTTTTACCGGAAAAACAATGACAGGTATTTTACATAAAGCTGAAAAAAACATAAAAAAATATTTAGGAGCTAATGAAAACAATTATATTATTCCAACTGGAACTGGAGCAACAGGAGCAATTGTAAAATTGAGTGAAATATTAGGGTTATATTTAACTCCAGGTTTGAAAATGAATATTGATTATATGCGTAAAAGAATCATACATAAAGAAAGGTATAACCAAGAAATAATTAAAGATATATTTAAACATATGAGTGAAACAAAACCTATTATCTTTGTTAGTTCATTTGAACATCATTCTAATTATTTAATATGGAAAGAAAGCTTCGCAGAAGTCATTGAAATCAGTTTGACCTCGAGTGGTAAGTTTGACTACCTGGACTTAGAAAATAAATGTGATCTTTATAAAGATAGAATTAAAATCGGTTCTTTTTCAGCTGCTTCTAATATTACTGGAATGAAAAATGATGTTTACCTTTTAGCTAAAATCATGCATAAACATCATGGACTCGCTTTTTTTGATTTTGCTGCTAGTGGACCTTATGTAGAAATTAATATGAATAAAGATGAAAACTGTTATTTTGATGCCATCTTTTTATCACCACATAAATTTGTTGGTGGTCCTGGTTCAGCAGGTATTCTTGTCATAAATAAAAATCTATATAGTATACTCTATCCACCTACTGTTGCTGGTGGAGGAACTGTTAGTTTTGTTAGTCCTTATTGTTATGAATTTACAAAAGATGTTGAAGCAAGAGAAAATGCAGGTACACCAGGCATTTTACAAGTGATTAAAGCAGCACTTGCTTTAGAATTTAAACAAAAAATAGGAATTAAAAAAATAGTTCAAATTGAAGAAAATATGATTAAAAAAGCAATCAATGAATTAAAAAATGAACCTAATATAGAAATATTAGGTTCATTAGATCCAGAAAAAAGAGTTAGTATTTTATCATTTATCATAAATCAAAATGATAAATACTTACATTATAAACTAATCGCAAAATTACTAAATGATTTGTTTGGGATACAATCAAGAGCGGGATGTGCTTGTGCAGGACCTTATGCTCACAGATTATTAGGAATTGATGAAGCTGAATCAACATTAATCAAAGAAATTGTTGATGAAGGAATGGAATCCTTAAAACCAGGTTTTGTACGTGTTAATTTTCATTATTTAATGTCAGATGAAGAAGTAGAATTTGTTATAAATGCGATTAAGTTCATCGCACATTATGGTTATTTATTTTTAACACAGTACAAAATGGAAATAAAATCTGGTAATTGGAGTCATAACTATTTAAATGAATACAACTCTATAGTAGATTCATTTGGACTATATGAAAGTTTTAATATTAGTGAACCACAGAATATTTTAATAAATAAAAAATCAGAATTTAATAAATATTTCGATGAAGCAAATAAGACAGTTGAAAATCTTAAAAGAGAATTTCAACCAAACTATAAACAATTTCAGAATAAAAAATATGAAGATTTTAGATGGTTTAATTTTATTCATCATATAAATGATTAA
- a CDS encoding histidine phosphatase family protein, producing the protein MKIYLLRHAKTKANEEKRYTGKNEIDISEKGISEILEVKKYTNYPENIDLYASSLNRTKQTLEVIYGKNVNIKELLPFLDEINFGDFEGLTYQDLKHNKNYLSWINDHFNITPINGENYQDFKKRVITNFLDYVKTLKSDSLFMTHGGVIRVIMSTLIDESRNFFEWEIPNGLGYVLEYEGGKFIGYEIFQ; encoded by the coding sequence ATGAAAATTTACCTACTTAGACATGCCAAAACAAAAGCAAATGAAGAAAAAAGATACACTGGTAAAAATGAAATTGATATATCAGAAAAGGGGATATCTGAAATATTAGAAGTAAAAAAATATACTAATTATCCTGAAAATATTGATTTATATGCTTCTTCATTAAATAGGACTAAGCAAACACTAGAAGTGATATATGGTAAAAATGTTAATATCAAAGAGTTATTACCCTTTTTAGATGAAATAAATTTTGGAGATTTTGAAGGATTAACCTATCAAGATCTTAAGCATAATAAAAATTACTTATCTTGGATTAATGATCATTTTAATATAACGCCTATAAATGGTGAGAATTATCAAGATTTTAAGAAAAGAGTTATCACAAACTTCTTAGATTATGTAAAAACATTAAAAAGTGATTCATTATTTATGACTCATGGTGGTGTAATAAGAGTCATCATGTCAACACTGATTGATGAATCTAGAAACTTCTTTGAATGGGAAATACCAAACGGTTTAGGTTATGTATTAGAATATGAAGGTGGTAAATTTATTGGTTACGAGATCTTTCAATGA